ACCGGGGAGTGCGTTCATATTCTGGAGATTAGCGCAGAAGAGGGCATTGGGCAAACTGCAATCTCACGCGGAGGCGCGGAGACGCGGAAGAGGGGCGGAGTTCTCTCTGCGTCTCCGCGCCTCCGCGTGAGCCATGCTGTTGCTGTTGTGGTTTACCCCGCTTCGCCCACCTCGAATGCGCGCAGACGGCGGATGGCGAAGAGCACCGCGCCCACGGCGAACAGCACGGACATCACGGCGGCGGCGGTGGGGGTGACGCTGGCCTTGATGACGTTCGCGGGGAGCCCGGCGAGCCGGTTCGCGAGGGTGAGGACGAACTGGATGATGCTGAGGTAGCGCGCGCCGGGCGCCTGCGCCGCGATGATCCCCTCCCAGACGACGACGTACACCAGCCCCGCCACCAGCGCCCGCCGCGTCACCAGGCTCAGCGCCACGAAGACGGCCGAGTACAGCAGCGCCCCCACCGCCACCGCCACGGCGAAGGCCACCCCCACGCTCCACTTTTTCGCGGCGCCGGCCACGGGAACCACCAGCAGCGCCGCGGGCACCGTCAGCAGCGCGGTCACGGCGGCGGCGACCAACACGCGCGTCAGCACGATGCGCCAGCGCGCCACCGGCTTGGAGAGGACGTACAGTGCCGTCCCGTCGTCGATCTCCGCGCCGAAGACGCCGGTGCCGATCACCAGCGCCACGATCGGCAGGATGACCGGGAGGATGATCATCGTCTCCAGCTCGAGGGCGTTGGTCATGGCGGCGTCGCCGGTGCGGCGGAGGATGGCGGCGATGCCCACGGGCAGGAGCCCGAATGCGGCAAGCGCCAGCGCACGGCGCCGCGCCAGGATCTGCCGCGCGGTCACGGATGCGAGCGCGCGCTCCACGGCCAGGATCATCGTTGCACCAGGTAGGAGAAGACGCTCTCGAGCGATTCGTCGGAGGGGCGCACCTCGCGCAGCGTGACGCCCATGGAGCGCGCGACTTTGGGCAGCGCGTGCGCAAAGGCGCTGCGGTCCTCGGTGCGCACGGTCAGCCCCGCGTCCGACAGCTCAGCGCCCGCGACGGAGGGGTCCGCGAAGAGGGCGGCGGCCAGGCGGCGGTCGTCGCTGGAGCGCAGGACGAAGGTGTGCGGGCGGTCCGTCATCAGCCGCCGGATCTCGCGGAAGTGCCCTGATGCCGCCAGCCGCCCCGCCACCAGCACGAGCACGCTGTCCGCCAGCCGGTCCAGCTCCTCCAGGATGTGCGACGAGATCAGCACCGTGCGCCCCGCGTCCGCCTGGGCGCGCAGGAGCTCCATCATGTGCAGCCGCTGGCCGGGGTCCATCCCGTTGAACGGCTCGTCCAGCAGCAGGATGCGCGGGTCGTGCACCAGCGCGCCGGCCACCTTGGCGCGCTGCCGCATCCCCTTGGAAAAGGTGCCGATCTTCCGGTCCGCAGCCCCGCGCAGGTCCACCTCGTCCAGGGCACGCTCGGTGGCGCCGGCGGGGTCCGCGACGCCCTGCATCACCGCGTTGAAGCGCACGAACTCGCGGGCGGTTAGAAAAGGCTGCACAGCTTCCCGCTCGGGCACCAGCCCCAGGGCGCGGTACGCCTCCGGGTTGCGCCACGCGGGCCGCCCCTCCACCAGCACGCTCCCGGCGGATGGAGCCAGGAAGCCGGCCATCATGTGCAGCAGGGTGGACTTGCCGGCGCCGTTGGGCCCCAGCAACCCCGTGATCCCCGCCGCGAGCGAAAAGGAGACGTCGTTGATGGCCACCACGTTGCCGTACCAGCGCGACGCGGCGCGCAGCTCCAGCGCGGGCGTGGCGGCCGCGGGGGTGAACGCGGCGCTCACGTGCGCACCCGCGAGTAGCGCGCGAAGATCGCGAGCGACGCCAGCACCACGAACGCCACCGCCATCCCCGCGTAGCCCGGCCCGCTCACCGGGTTCGGCGGAACAGGACCGCCGCCCGGGCCGGCCGCCGGGACGTCGAAGAGCCAGCGCATCAGCCCCGCCAGCACGAGCAGGGGGCTCATCAGCGTGCCGTACCCGGGCGATCCCGTGGCGCTGTTCTTCTGCA
This sequence is a window from Longimicrobium sp.. Protein-coding genes within it:
- a CDS encoding ABC transporter permease subunit, whose amino-acid sequence is MILAVERALASVTARQILARRRALALAAFGLLPVGIAAILRRTGDAAMTNALELETMIILPVILPIVALVIGTGVFGAEIDDGTALYVLSKPVARWRIVLTRVLVAAAVTALLTVPAALLVVPVAGAAKKWSVGVAFAVAVAVGALLYSAVFVALSLVTRRALVAGLVYVVVWEGIIAAQAPGARYLSIIQFVLTLANRLAGLPANVIKASVTPTAAAVMSVLFAVGAVLFAIRRLRAFEVGEAG
- a CDS encoding ABC transporter ATP-binding protein — protein: MSAAFTPAAATPALELRAASRWYGNVVAINDVSFSLAAGITGLLGPNGAGKSTLLHMMAGFLAPSAGSVLVEGRPAWRNPEAYRALGLVPEREAVQPFLTAREFVRFNAVMQGVADPAGATERALDEVDLRGAADRKIGTFSKGMRQRAKVAGALVHDPRILLLDEPFNGMDPGQRLHMMELLRAQADAGRTVLISSHILEELDRLADSVLVLVAGRLAASGHFREIRRLMTDRPHTFVLRSSDDRRLAAALFADPSVAGAELSDAGLTVRTEDRSAFAHALPKVARSMGVTLREVRPSDESLESVFSYLVQR